One stretch of Narcine bancroftii isolate sNarBan1 chromosome 8, sNarBan1.hap1, whole genome shotgun sequence DNA includes these proteins:
- the LOC138740770 gene encoding inositol-trisphosphate 3-kinase A-like isoform X2, which yields MDSLGSCERGPASQPGSASELEVFSCSPDEPPGTEEVGRRASDLRISSHNDSSLEESEDEVFSDEEHQRPRRRGVLRKTKSWKTFFTALQWTFQRSNSWVQLAGHEGHFQQSNRGLILKKFCATESACLEELMGDALRPHVPAYHGVVERDGESYIQMEDLLDGLNAPCIMDCKMGVRTYLEEELMKARQRLAIRKDLYQKMTKVDPSAPTADEHRQAGVTKPRYMQWRETLSSTATLGFRIEGITMGNRTVMKDFKKTKAREQIILTLARFSEGSIEVLVIGSSLLFVHERGRCVNVWMIDFGKTRMLPAGQTLRHDQAWQEGNREDGYLLGLENLLELLAETRAKQVSLVEPRAED from the exons ATGGACTCCCTGGGTTCGTGCGAGAGGGGGCCCGCGTCCCAGCCGGGATCTGCCTCGGAGCTGGAAGTCTTCAGCTGCTCGCCCGACGAGCCGCCGGGGACCGAGGAAGTGGGCCGAAGGGCGTCGGACCTCCGGATCTCCTCCCACAACGACTCGTCTCTGGAGGAGTCCGAAGACGAGGTGTTCAGCGACGAAGAGCACCAGCGACCGAGAAGGCGAGGTGTCCTCAGGAAG ACCAAATCATGGAAAACCTTCTTCACAGCGCTGCAGTGGACCTTCCAAAGATCGAACTCCTGGGTGCAGCTTGCAGGCCACGAAG GGCATTTCCAGCAGAGCAACCGGGGCCTGATCTTGAAGAAATTTTGCGCCACTGAGAGCGCGTGCCTGGAGGAGCTGATGGGAGATGCGCTGCGGCCGCACGTGCCGGCCTATCACGGCGTGGTGGAGCGGGATGGAGAGAGCTACATCCAGATGGAGGATCTCCTGGATGGACTCAATGCCCCCTGCATCATGGACTGCAAGATGGGTGTGCg CACCTACCTGGAGGAGGAGCTGATGAAGGCGCGTCAGAGGCTAGCCATCCGCAAGGACCTGTACCAGAAAATGACCAAGGTGGATCCCAGCGCACCCACCGCCGACGAGCACCGGCAGGCTGGCGTCACCAAACCGCGCTACATGCAGTGGAGGGAGACCCTCAGCTCCACTGCCACCCTGGGTTTCCGGATTGAAGGCATCACG ATGGGCAACAGGACGGTTATGAAAGACTTCAAGAAGACAAAGGCCCGGGAGCAGATAATCCTAACCCTCGCACGCTTCTCTGAGGGGAGCATAGAAGTACTG GTAATCGGGAGCTCCCTGCTCTTTGTCCACGAGAGGGGCCGCTGTGTCAACGTCTGGATGATCGACTTCGGGAAGACAAGGATGCTGCCGGCAGGCCAGACGCTGAGGCATGACCAGGCCTGGCAGGAAGGCAACCGAGAGGACGGCTACCTCCTGGGCCTCGAAAACCTGCTGGAGCTCTTGGCGGAGACCAGGGCCAAGCAGGTGTCCCTGGTAGAGCCGAGGGCCGAGGActag
- the LOC138740770 gene encoding inositol-trisphosphate 3-kinase A-like isoform X1 — protein sequence MDSLGSCERGPASQPGSASELEVFSCSPDEPPGTEEVGRRASDLRISSHNDSSLEESEDEVFSDEEHQRPRRRGVLRKTKSWKTFFTALQWTFQRSNSWVQLAGHEGHFQQSNRGLILKKFCATESACLEELMGDALRPHVPAYHGVVERDGESYIQMEDLLDGLNAPCIMDCKMGVRTYLEEELMKARQRLAIRKDLYQKMTKVDPSAPTADEHRQAGVTKPRYMQWRETLSSTATLGFRIEGITMGNRTVMKDFKKTKAREQIILTLARFSEGSIEVLKGYSERLQAMKEALLRSQFFQTHEVIGSSLLFVHERGRCVNVWMIDFGKTRMLPAGQTLRHDQAWQEGNREDGYLLGLENLLELLAETRAKQVSLVEPRAED from the exons ATGGACTCCCTGGGTTCGTGCGAGAGGGGGCCCGCGTCCCAGCCGGGATCTGCCTCGGAGCTGGAAGTCTTCAGCTGCTCGCCCGACGAGCCGCCGGGGACCGAGGAAGTGGGCCGAAGGGCGTCGGACCTCCGGATCTCCTCCCACAACGACTCGTCTCTGGAGGAGTCCGAAGACGAGGTGTTCAGCGACGAAGAGCACCAGCGACCGAGAAGGCGAGGTGTCCTCAGGAAG ACCAAATCATGGAAAACCTTCTTCACAGCGCTGCAGTGGACCTTCCAAAGATCGAACTCCTGGGTGCAGCTTGCAGGCCACGAAG GGCATTTCCAGCAGAGCAACCGGGGCCTGATCTTGAAGAAATTTTGCGCCACTGAGAGCGCGTGCCTGGAGGAGCTGATGGGAGATGCGCTGCGGCCGCACGTGCCGGCCTATCACGGCGTGGTGGAGCGGGATGGAGAGAGCTACATCCAGATGGAGGATCTCCTGGATGGACTCAATGCCCCCTGCATCATGGACTGCAAGATGGGTGTGCg CACCTACCTGGAGGAGGAGCTGATGAAGGCGCGTCAGAGGCTAGCCATCCGCAAGGACCTGTACCAGAAAATGACCAAGGTGGATCCCAGCGCACCCACCGCCGACGAGCACCGGCAGGCTGGCGTCACCAAACCGCGCTACATGCAGTGGAGGGAGACCCTCAGCTCCACTGCCACCCTGGGTTTCCGGATTGAAGGCATCACG ATGGGCAACAGGACGGTTATGAAAGACTTCAAGAAGACAAAGGCCCGGGAGCAGATAATCCTAACCCTCGCACGCTTCTCTGAGGGGAGCATAGAAGTACTG AAAGGCTACTCAGAACGACTACAGGCCATGAAAGAGGCCCTGCTTCGCTCCCAGTTTTTCCAAACTCATGAG GTAATCGGGAGCTCCCTGCTCTTTGTCCACGAGAGGGGCCGCTGTGTCAACGTCTGGATGATCGACTTCGGGAAGACAAGGATGCTGCCGGCAGGCCAGACGCTGAGGCATGACCAGGCCTGGCAGGAAGGCAACCGAGAGGACGGCTACCTCCTGGGCCTCGAAAACCTGCTGGAGCTCTTGGCGGAGACCAGGGCCAAGCAGGTGTCCCTGGTAGAGCCGAGGGCCGAGGActag